In one window of Candidatus Sulfuricurvum sp. RIFRC-1 DNA:
- a CDS encoding HAMP domain-containing sensor histidine kinase — translation MFRSFTIALASLYVTTTGVLIAGIYYVHQVLGVEQWGIIAFVSLIITLVVGGVLAKIAITPLREHFAHLERFSKETLHELNLPINTITANVQMLRKTHNDEKSLKRLERIEAAAEMLKERYNELDYLIKKQTERESIDSFDLRELLEERLGFLRSLYPKVVWNLEIEPYSVKCDRIGLGKVIDNLVENGVKYSPQIPHITIKLHDQTLSLCDQGAGMDEITLMRIYDRYFQNDTTMPGYGIGLSLVKRYCDRHHIVLNVASRVGEGTCVKLEFKKGE, via the coding sequence TTGTTTCGTAGCTTTACCATTGCTTTGGCATCACTTTATGTGACGACTACCGGTGTTTTGATTGCCGGAATCTATTACGTTCATCAGGTTTTAGGGGTAGAGCAGTGGGGAATTATCGCCTTCGTCTCATTGATTATTACCCTCGTGGTGGGGGGAGTTTTGGCAAAAATCGCGATTACCCCGCTGAGAGAGCATTTTGCCCATTTGGAACGCTTCTCCAAAGAGACACTGCATGAACTGAACCTCCCGATTAACACCATTACGGCGAATGTTCAAATGCTTCGTAAAACGCATAATGATGAAAAGTCTCTCAAACGTCTGGAGCGGATTGAAGCGGCGGCAGAGATGCTAAAAGAGCGTTATAACGAGCTTGATTATTTGATCAAGAAACAGACGGAACGAGAATCAATTGACTCTTTTGATCTGCGTGAACTCCTTGAAGAGCGTTTAGGATTTTTGCGTTCTCTTTATCCTAAGGTCGTTTGGAATTTGGAGATAGAACCCTATAGCGTTAAATGCGATCGGATCGGATTGGGTAAAGTGATTGATAATTTGGTGGAAAATGGGGTGAAATATTCACCTCAAATACCCCATATCACGATAAAATTACACGATCAAACTTTAAGCCTTTGCGATCAAGGCGCCGGAATGGATGAGATTACGCTTATGCGCATTTATGATCGCTATTTCCAAAATGATACTACAATGCCGGGATATGGAATCGGTTTAAGTCTGGTCAAGCGCTATTGCGATCGTCATCA
- a CDS encoding response regulator transcription factor yields the protein MEDDLLFGESIADVLAEEGFEVSLCRNGQEALDETYKNQFDLYLLDINVPLIDGLSLLKELRRANDLTPSIYLTSHQEIETLSQAFEIGADDYLKKPFHTDELLVRIHALLRRIKGKARHCVGELCLDELHKCVLMEGREIPFSLKEYQLMALFIRNAGEIVTKEMIMDTLWNPSEMISDGAIRVYINRLKQEIGSESIVNIRGVGYRLVS from the coding sequence TTGGAAGATGATTTGCTCTTTGGCGAATCTATCGCTGATGTCTTAGCAGAGGAGGGGTTTGAGGTATCCTTATGCCGTAACGGTCAAGAAGCTCTCGATGAAACCTATAAAAATCAGTTTGATCTCTATCTTCTCGATATTAATGTTCCCCTCATCGACGGTTTGTCGCTTTTAAAAGAGCTGCGCCGTGCCAATGATCTAACCCCGAGTATTTATCTGACTTCCCATCAAGAGATTGAAACGCTCTCTCAAGCCTTTGAAATCGGTGCGGACGATTACCTCAAAAAACCGTTTCATACCGATGAATTACTGGTGCGTATTCATGCACTTTTACGCCGTATCAAAGGGAAAGCACGCCATTGTGTCGGAGAACTTTGCCTCGATGAACTTCATAAATGTGTGTTGATGGAAGGAAGAGAGATCCCGTTTTCGCTCAAAGAGTATCAGCTGATGGCATTGTTTATTCGAAATGCGGGAGAGATCGTCACCAAAGAGATGATTATGGATACGTTGTGGAACCCATCAGAGATGATTAGCGATGGGGCCATACGGGTGTACATCAACCGTCTCAAACAAGAGATAGGTTCAGAATCGATAGTCAATATACGCGGCGTAGGATATCGCCTTGTTTCGTAG
- the pyrC gene encoding dihydroorotase, with protein sequence MKTVTLTMPLDMHLHLRDGEMLETVAPLTSYSFSGALIMPNLVPPVTTKEMVKEYKKRIKHAIGRDDFEPYMTLFYQNYSRAFLEDVQDHITAIKIYPSGATTNSEGGVVNFDIEPMRETLEAMSDLGIVLSVHGETNGFVMDREAEFMSVYEKLAINFPKLKIIMEHITTADAVAMLDKYENLYATITVHHLIITLDDVAGGMLRPHLFCKPIAKRPEDRAALLKVALEAHPKVMFGSDSAPHPKHTKESCGCGAGVFTAPIALQLLCEVFEAHDKLDNLQAFVSDNAQQIYGICAEFKEVVLVKHDFVVPDIYGTVVPMRAGETLKWSIERVD encoded by the coding sequence ATGAAAACGGTTACATTGACAATGCCTCTGGATATGCATCTGCATCTGCGTGATGGTGAGATGTTGGAGACCGTTGCTCCGCTTACTTCCTACAGTTTTAGCGGTGCGCTCATAATGCCCAACCTTGTCCCTCCCGTAACGACGAAAGAGATGGTGAAAGAGTACAAAAAACGGATTAAACACGCGATCGGGCGGGATGATTTTGAGCCCTACATGACCCTCTTTTATCAAAACTACAGCCGTGCGTTCTTGGAAGATGTTCAGGATCATATTACGGCGATCAAAATTTACCCGAGCGGTGCTACTACCAACTCCGAGGGGGGAGTTGTCAACTTTGATATTGAACCGATGCGTGAAACACTCGAAGCGATGTCGGATTTGGGAATTGTCCTCTCGGTTCACGGCGAGACCAACGGATTTGTGATGGATCGCGAAGCAGAGTTTATGAGTGTTTACGAAAAACTGGCCATCAACTTTCCAAAACTGAAAATTATTATGGAGCACATCACCACCGCCGATGCAGTAGCGATGTTGGATAAATACGAGAATCTTTACGCCACTATTACGGTGCATCATCTCATCATTACCCTCGATGATGTGGCGGGGGGAATGCTTCGACCGCATCTGTTTTGCAAACCGATAGCCAAACGCCCCGAAGATCGTGCCGCCTTGCTCAAAGTTGCATTGGAAGCCCATCCGAAAGTGATGTTCGGTTCCGACTCCGCACCGCACCCCAAACATACGAAAGAATCTTGCGGATGCGGAGCAGGGGTATTTACCGCTCCAATCGCATTGCAGCTGTTGTGTGAGGTATTTGAAGCGCATGATAAATTGGACAATCTTCAAGCATTCGTGAGTGACAATGCCCAGCAAATTTATGGTATTTGTGCAGAATTCAAAGAGGTGGTGTTAGTGAAACACGATTTTGTCGTTCCTGATATTTACGGTACTGTCGTCCCGATGCGAGCGGGGGAAACTTTGAAGTGGTCGATAGAGCGTGTCGATTAA
- a CDS encoding phosphomannomutase/phosphoglucomutase produces MSIYREYDIRGIYEKELNEETITRLGYALADEMRAFGEYVAVGYDARSHSPILFEYLTAGLNAGGMKVLGMGMVPTPVNYFCNYQDFGGKTACASVMITGSHNPSEYNGFKITINKLPFFGESIYALGRKIETLPFPPKVERHVTEIDALSRYKRFMVESFGHLRGMNERIVYDCGNGVAGLAIEDIFNELGLKTKGIYVDPDGTFPNHHPDPSEEHNLEDIKKLLSAEGDIAFAYDGDADRIAVLTPKNNIKGDMMALLFALKMKNPTVIGEVKCSQVMYDTLRARGATAVMYKTGHSNLKVKMKELHADLACEVSGHVFFADRYFGYDDAIYATLRMLELVKEGVDLDAEIAKLPKVFSTEEIKVKTTEQEKFPLMAKLKELLQTPPASFPPIKEIIDVDGVRVIFDQGWGLVRASNTTPVLVTRFESTDADEAKHYEEALNALIQEAKNQLEVK; encoded by the coding sequence ATGTCTATTTATCGTGAATATGATATCCGTGGAATTTATGAAAAAGAGTTGAATGAAGAGACGATTACCCGTTTGGGGTATGCTTTAGCCGATGAGATGAGAGCGTTCGGCGAGTACGTTGCGGTAGGATATGATGCACGTTCGCATTCCCCGATTCTTTTTGAATATTTGACTGCCGGACTCAATGCGGGAGGGATGAAGGTGCTCGGAATGGGGATGGTTCCGACTCCCGTCAACTATTTTTGCAACTATCAGGATTTTGGCGGAAAAACAGCCTGCGCTTCGGTAATGATTACCGGTTCGCACAACCCCAGCGAATATAACGGTTTTAAAATCACGATTAACAAGCTCCCTTTTTTCGGCGAATCGATTTATGCCCTCGGACGCAAGATTGAGACATTGCCGTTTCCTCCGAAAGTGGAGCGTCACGTTACTGAGATCGATGCACTTTCGCGCTATAAACGTTTTATGGTGGAGTCGTTTGGCCATTTGCGCGGGATGAATGAGCGGATCGTGTATGACTGCGGAAACGGGGTTGCAGGTTTGGCAATCGAAGATATTTTCAATGAATTAGGACTCAAAACCAAAGGAATTTATGTCGATCCTGATGGAACATTCCCGAATCACCATCCCGATCCGAGTGAAGAGCATAACCTTGAGGATATCAAAAAACTTTTATCGGCAGAGGGTGATATCGCATTTGCGTATGACGGTGATGCCGATCGTATCGCCGTATTGACCCCTAAAAACAACATCAAGGGGGACATGATGGCACTGCTATTCGCCCTCAAGATGAAAAATCCGACCGTTATCGGCGAAGTAAAATGTTCGCAGGTGATGTACGATACTCTCCGCGCGCGCGGGGCGACGGCGGTGATGTATAAAACAGGACACTCCAATCTCAAAGTCAAAATGAAAGAGCTTCATGCGGATTTAGCGTGCGAAGTGAGCGGTCATGTCTTTTTTGCCGACCGCTATTTCGGGTATGATGATGCGATCTATGCCACGTTGCGTATGCTTGAACTGGTGAAGGAGGGGGTGGACCTCGATGCAGAGATTGCAAAACTTCCGAAAGTGTTTTCGACTGAAGAGATCAAAGTCAAAACAACGGAACAGGAGAAATTTCCTCTTATGGCAAAACTAAAAGAGTTGCTTCAAACGCCTCCCGCTTCTTTTCCTCCGATCAAAGAGATTATCGATGTTGACGGTGTTCGGGTTATTTTTGATCAAGGGTGGGGACTTGTACGGGCGAGTAATACGACACCTGTCCTCGTGACCCGTTTCGAATCGACCGATGCAGATGAAGCTAAACATTATGAAGAAGCGCTTAATGCATTGATCCAAGAAGCTAAAAATCAGTTGGAGGTGAAATAA
- a CDS encoding ammonium transporter, with translation MDTAYVIDTLFALFSITLIILMVPGFAMLEAGLVRTKNVSSVLTVNVMIYAVASMAFILVGFHLAFGDFQSTTMSQWAFFMFQMAFVGKAINIMSGGVGERARLLPLTLFTVIMGALIYPTAVNISWGSDWLKDTMFDLNFVDLAGSTVIHSTGGWALLAAILVIGARKGRYVGNQIRVIPASNIPLVVLGAMLLWIGWFGFNGGSVGSISTKEAADSVALTIFNTNTAGLSGAIIAGIAIYARYKLFDITMILNGALGGLVAITAGPHLYTMIDSILIGGIGGALVVLAVPLFDRFRIDDPVGALSVHLVNGIWGTLAVGLFAADHANGITFLNQLKGVGVMAVFVFTVSFTIIYLLNKFIPFRATDEDQVQGLDVSECGLEAYPEFKRAI, from the coding sequence AACCAAAAACGTCTCCAGCGTTTTGACGGTAAACGTTATGATTTACGCGGTTGCGTCGATGGCCTTTATCTTGGTCGGATTTCATTTGGCATTCGGTGATTTTCAAAGTACAACGATGAGCCAATGGGCCTTTTTTATGTTCCAGATGGCATTTGTCGGTAAGGCCATTAACATTATGAGCGGTGGGGTGGGTGAACGAGCCCGCCTTTTGCCGTTGACTCTTTTCACGGTGATTATGGGTGCGTTAATCTATCCGACGGCAGTGAATATCAGCTGGGGAAGCGATTGGCTCAAAGATACGATGTTTGATCTGAACTTTGTCGATTTGGCCGGCTCAACCGTTATCCATTCCACGGGCGGATGGGCATTGCTTGCGGCGATTTTGGTGATCGGTGCACGTAAAGGACGTTATGTCGGAAATCAAATCCGCGTAATTCCCGCTTCGAATATCCCTTTGGTCGTTTTAGGGGCGATGTTGTTATGGATCGGATGGTTTGGATTTAACGGCGGTTCGGTAGGATCAATTTCGACCAAAGAGGCGGCGGATAGTGTCGCATTGACGATCTTTAATACCAATACCGCAGGACTCTCCGGCGCGATTATCGCCGGTATCGCTATTTATGCTCGATATAAACTTTTTGATATTACGATGATTCTTAACGGCGCACTTGGCGGGTTGGTAGCGATCACGGCAGGTCCCCATTTATATACGATGATTGATTCAATTTTGATCGGGGGAATCGGAGGGGCATTGGTCGTTCTCGCGGTACCATTATTTGACCGTTTCCGTATCGACGATCCGGTTGGAGCATTGTCGGTTCATTTGGTCAACGGTATTTGGGGAACCCTTGCTGTGGGTCTTTTTGCCGCTGATCATGCAAATGGTATAACATTCCTAAACCAGCTCAAAGGGGTCGGGGTGATGGCGGTATTTGTCTTTACCGTGTCATTTACCATCATCTATCTGCTTAATAAATTTATACCGTTTCGCGCTACGGACGAGGATCAGGTTCAAGGGCTTGATGTCAGCGAATGCGGACTTGAAGCGTATCCCGAATTTAAAAGAGCTATATGA